In Aspergillus oryzae RIB40 DNA, chromosome 6, one genomic interval encodes:
- a CDS encoding uncharacterized protein (predicted protein) encodes MGRDPFLPPKFQATLALLNIHCCNLLVNCEYFNRIAMRLFVGHFVLSFLLFSLNIGCASAGINTSCLKVVTALAARPGDLFAKFQEHICDQGCRPTVPHWDLWTRNNSFLPAVRSVTKRLEAPRHEEAMIKLGDDAADIIKRRCGPLLHGGDLCSDSETLAGFGNCFKTNFVRAAVMNLPTLLPMVSEEVCREQYEYLKTDRLWEEIIPNNMKEYASVCQTLGDGAPELDHGRVHEEL; translated from the coding sequence ATGGGTCGagatccatttcttcctcccaaaTTTCAGGCAACGCTCGCGCTCCTGAACATTCATTGCTGCAACTTACTAGTGAATTGTGAATACTTCAATAGAATCGCAATGCGCCTCTTCGTAGGCCACTTCGTGCTTTCGTTTCTACTCTTCTCCCTTAACATTGGTTGCGCCTCGGCCGGGATCAACACATCATGCTTGAAAGTCGTCACGGCGCTGGCCGCCCGCCCCGGGGATCTCTTTGCTAAATTCCAAGAGCACATCTGCGACCAAGGGTGTCGACCGACAGTTCCACATTGGGACCTCTGGACGAGAAACAACTCCTTCCTCCCCGCCGTGCGCAGCGTCACGAAACGCTTAGAGGCGCCGCGACATGAAGAGGCGATGATTAAACTGGGAGACGACGCGGCGGACATTATCAAGCGTCGTTGTGGTCCGCTACTGCATGGCGGCGATCTTTGTTCGGACTCGGAGACGTTGGCGGGCTTCGGAAATTGTTTCAAGACGAATTTCGTCCGGGCGGCGGTAATGAATTTGCCGACATTGTTGCCTATGGTTAGTGAGGAGGTCTGTCGGGAGCAGTATGAATATCTTAAGACCGACAGGTTGTGGGAAGAGATTATCCCCAACAATATGAAGGAATATGCCAGCGTGTGCCAGACTCTGGGAGATGGAGCGCCGGAGCTTGACCATGGGAGAGTGCATGAGGAATTATAG
- a CDS encoding uncharacterized protein (predicted protein), producing the protein MGYMNQPKFMELYAYALESDFQIPDGESAAWAPGHPFHWGQELDKIILGGVGSSLSLSPDDQFLAVGVGQNIHVYSTFTREYVETLTGHLDEVSRVFFASRMIGCGLYTLVSSAEGSIVIWELDRDGKNVSAEKENKSQRIENGICHPEQHRSERDARRRNSALREHQEYRGQRKSVSPSRAYRHDYGLLEDKCGLVLSLLPPNTSLFSQGSPKAVVYVYDIEKAEEVLHFEGCEHWARSLDWSPDGKLLAVGASDSSVRVLDPYTGEEKIGWRLKFDNRLMRRFAGIQGVKFIDAGRKLMFRSTVGFTEVYDLQLTKQQFARGPECQLERGSTSKPIYTADSSLPVVSDADGAVRFWRHCDFRDTDPYL; encoded by the exons ATGGGGTATATGAACCAGCCAAAATTCATGGAACTCTACGCCTATGCCCTAGAGAGTGACTTCCAGATCCCAGACGGCGAGTCAGCGGCATGGGCTCCAGGACACCCTTTTCACTGGGGTCAAGAGCTTGATAAAATAATCCTTGGGGGAGTAGGGTCGTCTCTGTCCTTGAGTCCCGATGACCAGTTTCTTGCGGTCGGGGTAGGACAGAATATCCACGTCTATTCTACGTTCACGAGGGAGTACGTGGAGACCCTGACGGGACATTTAGATGAGGTGTCACGGGTGTTTTTCGCTTCAAGAATGATCGGATGCGGACTGTACACACTTGTCTCTTCTGCGGAGGGCTCGATCGTGATCTGGGAGCTTGATAGGGATGGGAAGAATGTGTctgcagagaaagagaacaaa TCCCAACGGATAGAAAATGGTATATGTCACCCAGAACAACACCGCTCAGAACGAGATGCGCGACGCAGAAACTCTGCCTTGCGTGAACATCAGGAATATCGAGGCCAAAGAAAATCGGTATCGCCTTCTCGGGCATACCGACACGATTAT GGCCTTTTGGAGGACAAATGTGGTCTGGTGCTTTCTCTCCTGCCTCCAAATACATCGCTATTTAGCCAAGGTAGTCCGAAGGCGGTTGTTTATGTCTACGATATagaaaaggccgaggaggtTTTACATTTCGAGGGGTGTGAGCACTGGGCTCGCTCGCTAGATTGGAGCCCAGACGGTAAGCTGCTGGCGGTAGGAGCCAGCGACAGCAGCGTCCGTGTCTTGGACCCATATacgggagaagagaagataggTTGGAGGTTGAAATTCGACAACCGACTGATGAGGAGATTTGCGGGAATTCAAGGAGTCAAGTTCATCGACGCAGGGAGAAAGCTGATGTTTCGCTCTACTGTGGGATTTACCGAAGTATATGACTTACAACTAACGAAACAACAATTTGCCAGGGGACCTGAATGTCAGCTGGAGAGGGGGAGTACTTCCAAGCCCATTTACACTGCAGACTCTTCTCTCCCAGTAGTGTCGGATGCCGATGGAGCCGTGAGGTTCTGGAGACATTGCGA TTTCCGAGATACCGACCCGTATTTATGA
- a CDS encoding RNA-binding protein (predicted protein), giving the protein MSDKKRKIVENAPEEAIEPQGKKAKCEEKKEKKEKKRKSKDVVEDVKMEDTGVEEQTKSDEKEKKDKKDKKDKKEKKEKKEKKEKKEKKKEKKEKKDESEEDAPEVNGAEEEKQETAGAMDVDEKPTEESEDKVDKKAQEKKERKEKTKQEKKAKKEKKKAEAQEQQSVSNGQQSQAEPAEDDAPKQKGSRFICFVGNLPYSANHESLSAHFEKIAPVSVRVATQKEKPTKCRGFGFIEFDNYDRMKTCLKLYHHSMFDDKKYPPRRINVELTAGGGGNNENRKAKIEAKNKKLFEERQRNAKSIHQEKERKAKVEETGVDEYAGVHPSRLSRMA; this is encoded by the exons ATGAGCGacaagaagcgcaagatcGTCGAAAACGCCCCCGAGGAGGCTATTGAGCCCCAGggaaagaaggcaaagtgcgaggagaagaaggagaagaaggagaaaaagcgCAAGTCGAAGGATGTCGTGGAAGAtgtgaagatggaggatacCGGTGTTGAGGAGCAGACCAAATcagacgagaaagagaagaaggataagaaggacaagaaggacaagaaggagaaaaaggagaaaaaggaaaagaaggaaaagaaggagaagaagaaggaaaagaaagaaaagaaggatgagagCGAGGAGGATGCGCCGGAGGTAAACGGtgccgaggaagagaagcaggaAACCGCCGGTGCaatggatgtggatgagaagCCAACCGAGGAGAGCGAGGACAAAGTGGATAAGAAggcccaggagaagaaagagcggaaagagaaaacgaaacaggaaaagaaggcaaaaaaggaaaagaagaaggccgaggcTCAAGAGCAGCAGTCAGTGTCTAACGGGCAGCAATCTCAGGCCGAAcctgctgaagatgatgcaCCGAAGCAGAAAGGTTCTCGGTTCATTTGCTTTGTCG GAAATCTACCCTACTCTGCCAACCATGAGTCCTTGTCCGCCCACTTTGAGAAGATTGCTCCGGTCTCAGTGCGTGTTGCTACTCAGAAGGAGAAGCCAACCAAGTGCCGTGGGTTCGGCTTCATTGAGTTCGATAATTATGATCGCATGAAGACCTGCCTCAAGTTGTATCACCACTCGATGTTCGATGATAAGAAGTACCCTCCCCGGAGGATCAATGTTGAATTGAC tgctggtggtggcggtAACAACGAGAACCGCAAAGCTAAGATCGAAgcgaagaacaagaagctttTCGAGGAGAGGCAGCGCAACGCCAAGTCTATCCatcaggagaaggaaaggaaagccaagGTTGAAGAAACTGGTGTTGATGAATATGCGGGTGTGCATCCCAGCCGACTCAGTCGCATGGCATag
- the racA gene encoding putative Rho GTPase Rac (Ras-related small GTPase, Rho type), translated as MATGPATQSLKCVVTGDGAVGKTCLLISYTTNAFPGEYIPTVFDNYTASVMVDGRPISLGLWDTAGQEDYDRLRPLSYPQTDVFLICFSIWFPEIEHHAPNVPIILVGTKLDLRDDPATTDALRQRKMEPVSYEQALAVAKEIRAHKYLECSALTQRNLKSVFDEAIRAVLNPRPAAKPKKSKCLIL; from the exons ATGGCGACCGGTCCCGCTACCCAATCTTTGAAG TGTGTAGTCACAGGTGACGGTGCTGTTGGAAAA ACATGTCTCCTGATCTCCTACACAACCAACGCTTTCCCTGGGGAGTATATACCGACCGT ATTTGACAACTACACGGCTAGTGTGATGGTAGATGGCCGACCGATTAGTCTAGGACTCTGGGATACTGCTGGACAGGAAGATTATGACCGACTTCGCCCGTTGTCCTATCCGCAAACCGatgtctttctcatctgcTTCTCCATC TGGTTCCCGGAGATTGAACACCACGCCCCCAATGTCCCCATTATCCTGGTCGGGACGAAGCTCGATTTGAGAGACGATCCAGCGACGACAGACGCCCTTCGGCAACGCAAGATGGAACCTGTTTCCTACGAACAAGCCCTTGCCGTGGCTAAGGAAATCCGTGCACACAAGTATCTCGAATGTTCGGCTCTGACACAGCGTAATCTGAAGAGCGTCTTCGACGAAGCTATCCG TGCTGTTCTCAATCCACGACCCGCcgcgaagccgaagaagagcaaaTGTCTGATTCTGTAG
- a CDS encoding transcription factor domain-containing protein (predicted protein), whose product MDLEFRGVMAPHGLGTHASLLTPSGTPSDLRNNPRMPRPVTGFDLSARNSEPREMEKIPPITGKRRGGSRKACNECKQQKRITPPKSDVLASTVTPAAACSRCRRLQIECKVEPSFKRISKRRRNAEMEKEIAELRRRLATSADHPHGVEATVSDELSPCSEEVFCGPDSAVSNRTRTLSAPLEPQPLATPLTIQRDASIMSQEDNMWRLEDVSLSRPRVARLFEQYFKYYHPFLPLLNPQKPPEEYLRRCPLQAWTIICVASRRAPSEPGLLTALSGPFSRFLWSTITGVPQDYRVVKALCLLCTWPLPTTSQRTDATFMLSGLMMQISMQLGLHRPVQPEEFTTFRMEVQGEAVKDRIQTWAICNIVAQNVATGYGQPPGTIYDWALEPASLQDADYHPSHDLQTRLRIEKFCDRVTKSLYSSKPEPAEFISSEKLLIVQLLENELRDMEVDLGRDISSMSRLYPLVFESGLIWSPLDINMIHLRAAELHLRYFVFLGSNPRSDDLTKLFIATTSFLGRVLDLETSPGELIGHATNYILQMIVSAAFALMKLLKSDFSRHIDFDHGKLLFNGAISAIRRISVMDHDRPVRLADILAQMWNAGGSDPSGEEALLLKVRCRMSMSHVYDTVWRWRQRFRPIKSVEDAQASLANPNLSATAGPVSRQDDSLEDPGLMYAPNFDQGGAFISEVGFSEVFDSLNWVFDGIPDSFVAPPVM is encoded by the exons ATGGACCTGGAGTTCCGGGGTGTCATGGCACCGCATGGGCTGGGTACACATGCGAGTCTCTTAACGCCCTCGGGCACCCCCAGCGACCTTCGGAACAACCCCAGAATGCCCCGGCCCGTCACAGGTTTCGATCTATCAGCCAGGAATTCCGAACCTCGCgaaatggagaagattccCCCAATCACGGGGAAGCGCCGGGGTGGCAGTAGAAAGGCTTGTAACGAGTGTAAGCAGCAAAAG CGTATCACACCTCCTAAATCTGACGTCTTGGCCTCCACTGTC ACGCCCGCCGCAGCATGCTCACGCTGTCGGCGCCTTCAAATAGAATGCAAGGTCGAACCTAGCTTCAAGCGCATTTCGAAAAGAAG GCGCAATGCAgagatggaaaaggagaTCGCAGAGCTCCGTCGACGACTGGCTACTTCTGCTGATCATCCTCATGGCGTGGAAGCAACAGTTAGCGATGAGCTATCCCCATGCTCAGAAGAGGTGTTCTGTGGCCCTGATTCGGCCGTTTCGAACAGAACACGAACCCTATCTGCTCCGCTGGAACCACAGCCTCTGGCGACCCCCTTAACCATCCAGAGGGATGCCTCCATTATGTCCCAGGAGGACAATATGTGGAGATTAGAAGATGTCTCGCTGTCCCGACCAAGAGTCGCACGGTTATTTGAACA GTACTTCAAATATTATCATCCCTTCCTGCCGCTTTTGAACCCCCAAAAGCCCCCTGAAGAGTATCTTCGTCGTTGCCCCCTACAGGCATGGACGATTATCTGCGTCGCAAGTCGACGGGCTCCATCAGAGCCTGGTCTTCTCACTGCACTCTCTGGCCCCTTTAGTCGGTTCCTGTGGTCGACCATTACCGGAGTTCCGCAGGATTATCGTGTGGTGAAAGctctttgtcttctctgcACATGGCCGCTCCCCACGACAAGTCAAAGAACCGATGCGACCTTTATGCTTAGCGGACTAATGATGCAGATTTCTATGCAACTGGGATTGCATCGGCCGGTGCAACCGGAGGAATTCACAACCTTCCGGATGGAAGTCCAAGGGGAGGCTGTAAAAGACCGAATACAAACATGGGCTATATGTAATATTGTAGCTCAGAA TGTTGCTACTGGCTACGGGCAGCCGCCTGGCACTATCTACGACTGGGCGCTTGAGCCAGCGTCTCTCCAAGACGCGGATTATCACCCTTCCCATGACCTCCAAACTCGATTGCGTATCGAGAAGTTCTGTGATCGTGTGACGAAGTCATTGTACAGTAGTAAACCTGAACCCGCGGAGTTCATTAGCTCTGAGAAATTGTTGATTGTGCAGCTGTTGGAAAATGAGCTGAGAGACATGGAGGTCGATCTTGGCCGAGATATCTCTAGTATGTCACGTTTGTACCCCTTGGTTTTCGAATCAGGTCTAATATGGTCTCCGTTAGACATCAACATGATCCATCTACGAGCAGCTGAGCTGCATTTGCGGTACTTTGTATTTTTAGGTTCTAACCCACGAAGCGATGACTTAACGAAACTCTTCATTGCCACCACGTCATTCCTCGGGCGAGTATTAGATCTCGAAACATCTCCGGGGGAGCTAATTGGCCATGCGACTAATTATATTCTTCAAATGATCGTGTCTGCTGCGTTTGCCCTGATGAAGCTGTTGAAAAGTGACTTTAGCCGCCACATCGACTTCGATCACGGGAAGCTTCTGTTCAACGGGGCCATTTCAGCCATTCGGCGAATTAGCGTCATGGATCATGACCGTCCGGTGCGCCTGGCCGATATTTTGGCTCAGATGTGGAATGCGGGGGGCTCCGATCCCAGCGGAGAGGAGGCTCTACTGTTAAAGGTGCGCTGCCGGATGAGTATGAGCCACGTCTATGATACCGTATGGCGTTGGCGGCAACGATTCCGGCCGATCAAGAGCGTTGAAGATGCTCAAG CTTCTTTAGCCAATCCGAACCTGTCGGCGACGGCTGGACCTGTTTCTCGACAGGACGACTCACTGGAAGATCCCGGGTTGATGTATGCACCCAACTTCGATCAAGGAGGAGCATTTATCAGCGAGGTTGGATTTTCCGAAGTATTCGATTCGCTCAACTGGGTGTTTGACGGAATTCCGGACTCGTTTGTTGCTCCTCCCGTTATGTAG
- the rgd1 gene encoding putative Rho GTPase activator (Rgd1) (predicted Rho GTPase-activating protein), whose amino-acid sequence MADVSLHDGPAPSAPSPRDADAPPASADSAGHSATPAISDELKARMDKVVYSDIGITTLLTRLKQSVASARDFSTFLKKRSSLEEEHAQGLRKLSRSLLDASVRTDNRQGTYGQSHNDLSRFHDRMADHGLQFAVSLQQMADSLHELASNIERGRKQWKQTGLSAEKRVMEAEAAAEKAKAKYESLAEQYDRVKTGDKQSGKFGLKGPKSAAQHEEELLRKVQNADSDYASKVQAAQAARQELVSTHRPQAVHNIQQLISECDSGLTLQMQKFATFNEKLLLGQGLSISPLKDSAGNAAIAPKSLYEVIQQIDNEKDYRDYVLSHQNNPGAVTSEQIKYERHPTLGGTTGPVVPASQTSTQNKRNSSMLLQSFSQQHLPAQSSQQSPAPAPAPTAAPAPSTQQSSYPHNPDSYSSSTFQPPYPVSDSPAVPEKQPLNPPSMAAAPSPLPPAGGTTGNFQQHLPPLKPVFGVSLEDLYLRDGTAVPMIVYQCFQAIELFGLDMEGIYRLSGSANHINQMKQIFDNDSSQVDFTNPENFYHDVNSVAGLLKQFFRDLPDPLFTSQSYTDFINAARIDDDVQRRDSLHALVNNLPDAHYATLRALVLHLNKVQEHYTQNRMNAGNIAICFGPTLMGASSGGNVADAGWQVRVIETVILNTFQIFDDD is encoded by the exons ATGGCAGACGTCAGTCTCCACGATGGCCCTGCGCCATCTGCGCCATCCCCGCGAGATGCCGATGCGCCACCAGCAAGTGCTGATTCCGCCGGCCACTCTGCGACGCCGGCGATTTCGGACGAGCTCAAGGCTCGTATGGACAAAGTCGTTTATTCAGAT ATCGGTATTACCACCCTCCTGACCCGGTTGAAACAAAGCGTCGCCTCGGCTAGG GATTTCTCAACATTCCTTAAGAAGCGATCTTCTCTAGAAGAGGAGCATGCTCAAGGCTTGCGAAAATTGTCCCGCTCTCTCCTCGATGCCTCCGTCCGCACCGATAACCGTCAAGGCACCTATGGCCAGAGCCATAATGACTTGAGTCGATTCCATGACCGCATGGCGGATCATGGACTACAGTTCGCGGTGTCCCTGCAACAGATGGCTGATAGTCTTCACGAATTGGCGTCTAACATCGAGCGAGGTCGCAAACAGTGGAAACAAACCGGCCTGAGTGCGGAAAAGAGAGTGATGGAGGCGGAGGCAGCAGCGGAGAAAGCGAAAGCTAAGTACGAATCGCTTGCGGAGCAATACGATCGGGTGAAGACAGGGGATAAGCAAAGTGGAAAGTTTGGCCTGAAGGGTCCAAAGTCGGCCGCTCAGCATGAGGAAGAGCTGTTGCGCAAAGTTCAAAATGCAGACTCGGATTATGCGTCCAAGGTACAAGCTGCCCAAGCGGCGCGTCAGGAGTTGGTCTCCACCCACCGACCTCAAGCTGTGCATAACATCCAGCAATTAATTTCAGAATGCGACTCTGGCCTCACATTGCAGATGCAGAAGTTTG CAACATTTAATGAGAAGCTCTTGCTGGGCCAGGGATTGTCTATCAGCCCTCTGAAAGATAGTGCGGGGAATGCTGCTATCGCACCAAAGAGTCTCTATGAAGTTATCCAACAGATTGATAATGAGAAAGACTACCGCGATTACGTGCTGAGCCATCAGAATAATCCTGGTGCGGTAACTTCGGAACAGATCAAGTATGAACGCCATCCG ACGCTTGGAGGTACTACTGGGCCTGTTGTCCCAGCCTCTCAAACAAGTACACAAAACAAACGCAATTCGTCAATGTTGCTTCAGTCATTTTCCCAGCAACATCTTCCGGCTCAGTCTTCTCAACAATCCCCCgcacctgcacctgcaccaACTGCAGCTCCCGCTCCAAGCACCCAGCAGTCATCTTACCCGCACAATCCAGACTCATACTCATCCTCAACATTCCAGCCGCCTTATCCAGTGAGCGACAGCCCAGCTGTCCCGGAAAAGCAACCCTTGAATCCGCCATCCATGGCAGCGGCACCGAGCCCGTTACCACCAGCTGGAGGAACTACAGGAAACTTCCAGCAGCACCTTCCCCCATTGAAACCTGTCTTCGGAGTTTCCTTGGAGGATTTGTATTTGAGAGATGGAACTGCTGTTCCTATGATTGTCTACCAATGCTTCCAAGCCATTGAACTTTTTGGCTTGGATATGGAGGGCATTTACCGACTTTCTGGAAGTGCGAATCATATCAACCAGATGAAACAAATTTTCGACAATG ATTCGTCGCAGGTGGACTTCACAAATCCGGAAAACTTCTATCATGACGTGAACAGTGTTGCTGGATTACTCAAGCAGTTCTTTAGAGATTTGCCTGACCCTCTGTTCACGTCGCAGTCTTATACCGACTTCATCAATGCAGCCC gcattgacgatgatgttCAGCGTCGAGACTCGCTTCATGCGCTTGTAAATAATCTCCCAGATGCGCACTACGCCACGTTGAGAGCCTTGGTTCTG CATCTCAATAAGGTGCAAGAACATTACACCCAAAACCGTATGAACGCAGGAAACATTGCCATCTGTTTCGG GCCTACTCTTATGGGCGCCAGTTCCGGCGGCAACGTCGCCGACGCTGGTTGGCAAGTCCGTGTTATAGAGACGGTTATTTTGAACACTTTCCAGATCTTCGACGATGATTAA
- a CDS encoding translation initiation factor eIF1 (translation initiation factor 1 (eIF-1/SUI1)), with product MSIENLKTFDPFAEADEDTGETKQSQNYIHIRIQQRNGRKTLTTVQGLPKKFDQKKILKVIKKKFACNGTIVADSEMGEVIQLQGDQRKDVQEFLTDKKEGLELDAKTIKVHGF from the exons ATGTCCATCGAAAACCTCAAGACCTTCG ACCCCTTCGCCGAAGCTGACGAAGACACCGGCGAGACCAAGCAGTCTCAAAATTATATCCATATACGGATTCAGC AGCGCAATGGTCGAAAAACCTTGACTACCGTTCAGGGTCTTCCTAAGAAGTTtgatcagaagaagatcttAAAggtgatcaagaagaagttcg CCTGCAATGGCACCATCGTCGCCGATAGTGAGATGGGCGAGGTGATTCAGCTGCAAGGTGATCAGCGTAAAGATGTTCAGGAGTTCTTGACCGACAAGAAGGAGGGTCTCGAGCTGGATgccaagaccatcaaggTCCACGGTTTCTAA